A single region of the Prochlorococcus marinus str. MIT 0917 genome encodes:
- a CDS encoding copper-binding protein produces the protein MHNPFSIYWNKNWTFQVVHGEGGIYIEAKGLGLLIRKPLLATESPITAADNLVYSEDKNRKSLFNAWKSKKINNLN, from the coding sequence ATGCATAATCCTTTCTCCATTTATTGGAATAAAAATTGGACCTTTCAAGTAGTACATGGAGAAGGTGGTATTTATATAGAAGCAAAAGGATTGGGGCTTCTAATAAGAAAACCTTTATTAGCAACTGAAAGCCCTATTACTGCAGCAGATAATTTGGTTTATAGCGAAGATAAAAATAGAAAATCTTTATTCAACGCTTGGAAGTCAAAAAAAATTAATAATCTTAATTAG
- a CDS encoding tetratricopeptide repeat protein encodes MTEGKRNQKKAGFEFKTFKVPFDLEEFEENITLTSNTPSKLSKEQIINQAFKFHAEGNILEAIKYYKYFIDQGFSDYRVFSNYGGLLLSCGKPQEAELSTRKAIELKPDFADAHLNLGSILRDLGKSKEAELSTRKAIELKPQSADAHLNLGSIFKDLGKLQEAELSTRKAIELKPDLADAHLNLGNILRDLGRLQEAELSTRKAIELKPDLADAHLNLGNILRDLCQLEQAEIYQRKAIEIKPDSANAYASLGNVLRDLGKLEQAEIYQRKAIELNPDFANAYSNLGNILRELRKLQEAELYTRKAIKLVPDFAEFHSNLGNILRDLGNLKEAEISYLKAIELNPDLGIAHYNLGNILRDLGNLKEAELSTRKSIELKPDNVVAHNNLGSILSELGKLDDAINQYKKALKLNNQSSTAKLGLIENKGYICDWSDLDIQTIWLKNLGIEGSSVSPLGLLYYEDNPLRNLKRSKKYFKEKYYRPTKKIIHTKKNIIHIGYFSADFRNHPVMQLIAPLLELHDKSRFKIYLYSFVKKEDEYTERARNSGCIFRDISKLNNIQAVELARGDNIDIAVDLMGYTRNNRFNIFSYRVAPIQINYLGYPSTVGSNIIDYIIADKIVIPDNYEKFYAEKILRMPNCYICNDDKIKIDKELISRKDFNLPEKGFIFTCFNNNKKITPKEFDIWMRLLIKIKGSILWLKQTNKLATDNLYREAEKRNVDPKRLIFANPVKFNLHLARHSLGDLGLDTFNFNGHKTTFDALSAGLPVLTKIGENFVARVSSSLLNSIGLPELITYNENEYEETALRLANNSDELFKLKSKLSKLMKEPTHFSSKLYTQDLESIYTNLVKE; translated from the coding sequence GTGACTGAGGGAAAAAGAAATCAAAAGAAAGCAGGCTTTGAATTCAAAACATTCAAAGTACCATTTGATTTAGAAGAATTCGAAGAAAATATCACTTTGACTTCGAACACTCCTTCTAAACTTTCTAAAGAACAAATAATTAACCAAGCATTTAAATTTCATGCAGAAGGCAACATTTTAGAAGCAATAAAATATTATAAATATTTCATAGATCAAGGATTTAGTGACTACAGAGTTTTTTCTAATTATGGAGGACTTTTATTGAGTTGTGGCAAACCACAAGAAGCAGAATTATCAACACGAAAAGCAATTGAACTAAAACCTGATTTTGCTGATGCTCATTTAAATCTGGGAAGCATATTGAGAGATCTTGGCAAGTCAAAAGAAGCTGAATTATCAACACGAAAAGCAATTGAACTAAAACCTCAATCAGCAGATGCTCATTTAAATCTGGGAAGCATATTTAAAGATCTTGGCAAATTACAAGAAGCTGAATTATCAACACGAAAAGCAATTGAACTAAAACCTGACTTAGCAGATGCTCATTTGAATCTAGGAAACATATTGAGAGATCTTGGAAGATTACAAGAAGCAGAATTATCAACACGAAAAGCAATTGAACTAAAACCTGACTTAGCAGATGCTCATTTGAATCTGGGAAATATATTGAGGGATCTTTGCCAATTAGAACAAGCAGAAATATATCAACGAAAAGCAATTGAAATCAAGCCAGATTCCGCAAATGCTTATGCTAGCTTGGGTAACGTTTTGAGGGATCTTGGCAAATTAGAACAAGCAGAAATATATCAACGAAAAGCAATCGAACTTAATCCGGATTTCGCAAATGCATATTCCAATCTTGGAAACATTTTAAGAGAGCTTCGTAAATTACAAGAAGCTGAATTATATACTCGTAAAGCTATTAAACTTGTGCCTGATTTCGCAGAGTTTCATTCCAATCTTGGAAACATATTAAGAGATCTTGGCAACTTAAAAGAAGCGGAAATTTCATATCTTAAAGCTATTGAACTTAATCCTGATTTAGGAATTGCACATTATAACCTTGGAAATATATTAAGAGATCTTGGGAACTTAAAAGAAGCAGAATTATCCACTCGTAAATCGATTGAACTTAAACCAGATAACGTTGTTGCTCATAACAATCTTGGAAGTATATTGAGTGAGCTTGGAAAACTTGATGATGCAATAAATCAATACAAAAAAGCTCTAAAATTAAACAATCAATCATCAACGGCGAAGCTTGGTTTAATTGAAAATAAAGGCTATATCTGCGACTGGAGTGATCTAGATATACAAACCATTTGGCTAAAGAATCTTGGTATTGAAGGATCTTCTGTTTCACCACTTGGTTTACTTTATTATGAAGATAATCCATTGAGGAATTTAAAAAGAAGTAAAAAATATTTTAAAGAAAAATATTATCGACCAACTAAAAAAATAATACATACTAAAAAAAATATAATTCATATAGGTTATTTCTCTGCTGATTTCCGTAATCATCCTGTAATGCAACTAATTGCTCCCTTACTTGAGTTGCATGATAAATCTAGGTTTAAAATATATTTATACTCATTTGTTAAAAAAGAAGATGAATATACTGAAAGAGCAAGAAATTCTGGATGTATATTTAGAGACATAAGCAAGTTAAATAATATCCAAGCTGTCGAATTAGCAAGGGGTGACAACATTGATATTGCTGTTGATCTAATGGGTTATACAAGAAATAATAGGTTTAATATATTTTCTTATAGAGTCGCACCTATTCAAATAAATTATTTGGGATATCCTTCTACTGTTGGTTCTAATATTATTGATTATATTATTGCAGATAAAATTGTAATTCCAGATAATTATGAGAAATTCTACGCAGAAAAGATACTAAGAATGCCAAATTGTTATATATGTAATGATGATAAAATCAAAATAGATAAAGAACTTATTTCTCGAAAAGATTTCAACCTACCTGAGAAAGGATTTATCTTTACTTGCTTTAATAATAATAAAAAAATCACACCAAAAGAGTTTGATATTTGGATGAGATTACTAATTAAAATAAAAGGAAGTATACTTTGGTTGAAACAGACAAATAAATTAGCGACTGATAATTTGTATAGAGAAGCAGAGAAAAGAAATGTAGATCCAAAACGTTTAATCTTCGCAAATCCAGTTAAATTTAATTTACATTTAGCAAGACACTCTCTTGGAGATCTTGGACTTGATACTTTTAACTTTAATGGTCATAAAACAACTTTTGATGCATTAAGTGCAGGATTACCAGTCCTAACAAAAATTGGAGAAAACTTTGTGGCAAGAGTTTCATCAAGTCTATTAAATTCAATAGGCTTGCCAGAACTAATTACATATAATGAAAATGAATATGAAGAAACAGCATTACGACTAGCAAATAATAGTGATGAACTTTTTAAATTAAAATCTAAGCTATCAAAACTAATGAAAGAACCAACACATTTTTCTTCAAAATTATATACTCAAGATCTTGAATCAATTTATACTAATCTTGTTAAAGAATAA
- a CDS encoding tetratricopeptide repeat protein, translating into MTEGKRNQKKAGFEFKTFKVPFDLEEFEENITLTSNTPSKLSKEQIINQAFKFHAEGNILEAIKYYKYFIDQGFSDYRVFSNYGGLLLSCGKPQEAELSTRKAIELKPDFADAHLNLGSILRDLGKSKEAELSTRKAIELKPQSADAHLNLGSIFKDLGKLQEAELSTRKAIELKPDLADAHLNLGNILRDLGRLQEAELSTRKAIELKPDLADAHLNLGNILRDLCQLEQAEIYQRKAIEIKPDSANAYASLGNVLRDLGKLEQAEIYQRKAIELNPDFANAYSNLGLILIDLAKSKEAEIHIIKANKIEPNSAQFKLNLAICQLALGNITSSISTLELAYKINPKDIQIKCLLSILNGRNIDKLKSLRLEKILNSQFEEKLDWKPLVLHRPIEKELIQKLYTLKTQEASNQDRYPRPIFGNIKGSDYDLFETKTPIIINFKKDLINILSVYFESEIFITDSFFNIIQPKDGIGGGNKIHNHLNEIDKIPEIDISKQKFSLVYYLSIGDQNCLEKGKLQFHQPNQDFLPGEGMIVIFPASKLHSVSYNGKKDRVVIVVNFYIV; encoded by the coding sequence GTGACTGAGGGAAAAAGAAATCAAAAGAAAGCAGGCTTTGAATTCAAAACATTCAAAGTACCATTTGATTTAGAAGAATTCGAAGAAAATATCACTTTGACTTCGAACACTCCTTCTAAACTTTCTAAAGAACAAATAATTAACCAAGCATTTAAATTTCATGCAGAAGGCAACATTTTAGAAGCAATAAAATATTATAAATATTTCATAGATCAAGGATTTAGTGACTACAGAGTTTTTTCTAATTATGGAGGACTTTTATTGAGTTGTGGCAAACCACAAGAAGCAGAATTATCAACACGAAAAGCAATTGAACTAAAACCTGATTTTGCTGATGCTCATTTAAATCTGGGAAGCATATTGAGAGATCTTGGCAAGTCAAAAGAAGCTGAATTATCAACACGAAAAGCAATTGAACTAAAACCTCAATCAGCAGATGCTCATTTAAATCTGGGAAGCATATTTAAAGATCTTGGCAAATTACAAGAAGCTGAATTATCAACACGAAAAGCAATTGAACTAAAACCTGACTTAGCAGATGCTCATTTGAATCTAGGAAACATATTGAGAGATCTTGGAAGATTACAAGAAGCAGAATTATCAACACGAAAAGCAATTGAACTAAAACCTGACTTAGCAGATGCTCATTTGAATCTGGGAAATATATTGAGGGATCTTTGCCAATTAGAACAAGCAGAAATATATCAACGAAAAGCAATTGAAATCAAGCCAGATTCCGCAAATGCTTATGCTAGCTTGGGTAACGTTTTGAGGGATCTTGGCAAATTAGAACAAGCAGAAATATATCAACGAAAAGCAATCGAACTTAATCCGGATTTCGCAAATGCATATTCCAATCTTGGACTCATATTAATTGATCTTGCCAAATCAAAAGAAGCAGAGATTCATATTATAAAAGCAAATAAAATCGAACCTAATTCTGCACAATTTAAGTTAAACTTAGCTATTTGCCAGCTTGCTCTTGGAAATATAACTTCTTCAATATCAACACTCGAATTGGCCTATAAAATAAATCCTAAAGACATACAAATAAAATGCTTGTTGTCTATTCTAAATGGAAGAAATATAGATAAGTTAAAAAGCTTAAGACTAGAAAAGATATTAAATTCACAATTCGAGGAAAAGTTAGATTGGAAGCCACTTGTGCTACATAGGCCTATAGAGAAAGAACTAATACAAAAACTATATACTCTTAAAACTCAAGAAGCTTCAAATCAAGATAGATATCCACGTCCAATCTTTGGCAACATAAAAGGATCAGACTATGATTTGTTTGAAACTAAAACACCTATAATAATAAATTTCAAGAAAGATCTAATTAATATACTAAGTGTATATTTTGAATCTGAAATCTTCATTACTGATTCATTTTTCAATATAATACAACCTAAAGATGGTATTGGAGGAGGTAATAAAATTCACAATCATCTTAATGAAATAGACAAAATACCTGAAATTGATATCTCCAAACAAAAGTTTAGTTTAGTATATTATTTATCTATAGGGGATCAAAATTGTCTAGAAAAAGGTAAATTGCAATTTCATCAACCAAACCAAGATTTTCTACCTGGTGAAGGAATGATAGTTATATTTCCTGCCTCTAAATTACATTCTGTATCTTACAATGGTAAAAAGGATCGGGTTGTTATAGTAGTTAATTTTTATATCGTTTAA